A portion of the Scleropages formosus chromosome 15, fSclFor1.1, whole genome shotgun sequence genome contains these proteins:
- the zbtb1 gene encoding zinc finger and BTB domain-containing protein 1, which translates to MTRPSHSEHVLQQLNNQREWGFLCDCCIAVGDIYFRAHKAVLAACSSYFRMMFIKDQQVMARVNLSNMQISAECFDLILQLMYLGRISVGSYEFDELKAAMVYLQMYYIPDSLDDLKDVHNSNLVPSSSSSSSSSSSSSSSSALALAGRKMMFGVRMYEQQLQRQGAAEGQRSQTATGSSSALQGIGGSAAGVGKHADDVGLSLSLPMLMDSVAEQPCDLRKKPSGRSATMKERPRFGRTYTCDDCGFVFSCEKLLIEHILTCTNRKAFLAPKAVAGPDNDSSKAESSASEGSEDHGDVCKGEADGLNCKSDKEAFSKETVIRSVGAGSDHQAKSVRNSIIIKVEPEESSELDAIQVVQVGENCREGCSMLRRRYKDLVRDQGAFDHDEDVGVSAMEDCSDPFEGHMSTSEDKSTGTRVRQIKEEKEGRVCLPCELCGALLTEDDQSAHYIASHMGHICACGKCGQILIKGRQLQEHAERCGEPQDAETDSLGDDSLSEERQVMEESLMEADGPFEGELGGHCHDYADDGCLAFRCPHCGVHLEGERQAVEHVAQCPEQELLRSSLLEEGERDHRRKHFCSICGKGFYQRCHLREHYTVHTKEKQFSCQTCGKQFLRERQLRLHNDMHKGMARYVCPVCDQGTFLKHDHVRHMISHLSAGETICQVCFQIFPGSQDLEQHMDVHLYICGVCGEKFRLRKDMRSHYNSKHTKRL; encoded by the coding sequence TGGCGGCCTGCAGTTCCTACTTCCGGATGATGTTCATCAAGGACCAGCAGGTGATGGCGCGCGTCAACCTGAGCAACATGCAGATCAGCGCCGAGTGCTTCGACCTCATCCTGCAGCTTATGTACCTGGGTCGCATCTCCGTGGGCAGCTACGAGTTTGACGAGCTCAAGGCCGCCATGGTCTACCTGCAGATGTACTACATACCTGACTCCTTGGACGACCTCAAAGATGTCCACAATTCCAACCTCGTGCCCTCGTCATCTTCTTCGTCGTCCTCGTCGTCCTCGTCGTCTTCCTCCTCCGCACTGGCTCTAGCCGGGAGGAAGATGATGTTCGGCGTGCGCATGTacgagcagcagctgcagcgtcAGGGAGCGGCTGAAGGGCAGCGCTCGCAGACGGCCACGGGTTCCTCTTCTGCCCTTCAGGGCATCGGAGGCTCTGCTGCCGGCGTAGGCAAGCACGCGGATGACGTGGGGCTGTCCCTCAGCTTGCCCATGCTGATGGACAGCGTGGCAGAGCAGCCCTGTGATCTGCGCAAGAAGCCATCGGGCAGGAGCGCCACCATGAAGGAGCGGCCACGCTTCGGGCGCACGTACACGTGCGACGACTGCGGCTTCGTCTTCAGCTGCGAGAAGCTCCTCATTGAGCACATCCTCACCTGCACGAACCGCAAGGCCTTCCTGGCTCCCAAGGCAGTTGCCGGGCCGGACAATGACTCCAGCAAGGCGGAAAGCTCCGCCTCCGAGGGCTCCGAGGACCACGGAGACGTCTGCAAAGGCGAGGCCGACGGGCTCAACTGCAAGTCTGACAAGGAGGCCTTCAGCAAAGAGACCGTGATCCGCTCCGTGGGCGCAGGCTCGGACCATCAAGCCAAGTCGGTGAGAAACAGCATCATCATCAAAGTGGAGCCGGAGGAGAGCTCCGAGCTGGATGCCATCCAGGTGGTGCAGGTGGGGGAGAACTGCCGGGAAGGATGCAGCATGCTGAGGAGACGGTACAAGGATCTGGTCAGGGACCAGGGCGCCTTTGACCACGACGAGGACGTCGGCGTCTCCGCTATGGAAGACTGCAGCGACCCCTTTGAGGGTCACATGTCCACTAGCGAGGACAAGAGCACGGGCACGCGGGTGCGGCAGatcaaggaggagaaggaaggcCGGGTGTGCCTGCCTTGCGAGCTGTGCGGCGCCCTGCTGACGGAGGACGACCAGTCCGCCCACTACATCGCCAGTCACATGGGCCACATCTGCGCCTGCGGCAAGTGTGGCCAGATCCTCATCAAAGgcaggcagctgcaggagcacGCCGAGCGCTGCGGGGAGCCCCAGGACGCCGAGACGGACTCGCTGGGGGACGACTCGCTGTCGGAGGAGCGGCAGGTCATGGAGGAGAGTCTGATGGAGGCCGACGGGCCTTTCGAGGGCGAGCTGGGAGGCCACTGCCACGACTACGCCGATGACGGCTGCCTGGCCTTTCGCTGTCCGCACTGCGGCGTGCACCTGGAGGGCGAGCGGCAGGCCGTGGAGCACGTGGCCCAGTGCCCCGAGCAGGAGCTGCTGCGCTCCTCGCTGCTGGAGGAGGGCGAACGGGACCACCGGCGCAAGCACTTCTGCAGCATCTGTGGCAAGGGCTTCTACCAGCGCTGCCACCTGCGCGAGCACTACACCGTCCACACCAAGGAGAAGCAGTTCTCCTGCCAGACGTGCGGCAAGCAGTTCCTGCGCGAGCGCCAGCTGCGGCTGCACAATGACATGCACAAGGGCATGGCGCGCTACGTGTGCCCCGTGTGCGACCAGGGCACCTTCCTCAAGCACGACCACGTGCGACACATGATCTCCCACCTGTCGGCCGGCGAGACCATCTGCCAGGTGTGCTTCCAGATCTTCCCAGGCAGCCAGGACCTGGAGCAGCACATGGATGTGCACCTGTACATCTGCGGCGTGTGCGGGGAGAAGTTCCGCCTGCGCAAGGACATGAGGAGCCACTACAATTCCAAACACACCAAACGATTATAA